ATGGTGTGCTTCCTCAACCTCGACACCGTGATTGCCGACGAGCTGGCGCGCGAAGCGGCTTAATAGAGCCGGTGAGGTTTTGATAATATAACGCGCAGGTTCCACAGCTTGCCCTGAGGGGTACGGCAGGGTCGGAAACCTCTCCTCCGTCATGCTCGGGCCTGTTCCGAGCATCTAAAACCTATCGATTTTACGATACGTGATTTAATCCTCGGGACAGGCCCGAGGATGACGTCGCGGGTGAATTATGGTGTCAGCAGTACCAAGGGCAAAGCCTCAAGGCTTGCCCTTTTCCCACGTCACCTGCTGGTTATAGAGAGGCACCGTCGAAATCGCCATCTTGGCCGAGCCATCCTTCAGCTCGCGCGCATGGACCAGATAGATCAGCGTGTCATTCGCCTTGTCGTAAACGCGACTGACGACCAGCTTCTTCCACACCAGCGACATGCCCTGCCGGAACACCTCTTCGCCGCCCTTCGAAAGATCGATATCACCGATTTCGACCGGACCCGTCTGGCTGCACGAAATGGCGTTGTTGGAAGGGTCCTCAAACCAATTGCCATTCTTCAGCCGGTCGATGACGCCACGATCGAAATAAGTGACATGGCAGGTCACGCCCTTGATCTTGGGATCGGCAATAGCCTCGATGACGATATCGTTGCCGACCCAATCGACACCGACCTTACCGACGACCTCCGAATGCGCAACCGTCACCGGAAACAACACCAGAAAGCCTGCAAACAAACCCGAGAGCGTTTTCATCGTCATCGCATGTTCTCCGTTATGCTACTTCAAACATAAGTGCCGGGAACGGTTACGCAACCCGCGAGACAACACGTTTTTTCATGCTGCACGGCTGATAGCCCGTGGAAGTGAGACGGCCGGCAACCATGCCGATCTTTTCCGGCAGGTCACGGATATGGTCAACGCGCAACGCCCTGGCCGCCGCAATCGATGCCGCAGCGCAGACGACAGCATCTTCGGCGGCGTTATGGTGCACGAAACGCAGCTGGAGGTGATGGGCAATCACATTCAGCTTGTGCGACGCCAGCTGCGGCCAGACATGGCGGGCAATCTTGACGCTGCACAGATAGGAAAGATCAGGATAGGACTGCCGGTATTTGTCGAAGGATGCCCGCATGACGCTGAAATCGAAGGCGGCATTGTGGGCAATCATCGTGGCGCCGTGGAAATCGTCGATGAATTCTTCCATCACATCAGGGAATTCCGGCGCATCCTCTACATCGGCAGGGCGAATACCGTGCACGGCAATATTGAAGGGCGAGAACCGCATGTCCTTCGGCCGGATGAGCCGTTCCTCGACGCGAACGATCTCACCGTCTTCTATCCACGCAAGCCCGATGGAGCAGGCGCTACCCCGTTCCTCATTGGCGGTCTCGAAATCGATGGCGATGGTTTTCAAGAGTGATTCCCGTTGTTTCATTCCGGCATAGACCGGATTGGCGTCAAAGAGAACCGGCTTCGGTAGACCCCGCTTCCGCAAGCATCCAGTCAAGCAACCTCACAAGATCGGGATTATCAAGCATGCGCCGCGGATAAACCAGGAAATAGGCAAGCGTGCTGGCAATGTCCGTGCCGAAGGGAGCTATCAGCGCTCCCTCGGCAAGTTCGCGGGAAACAAGCGAGCGTCGCGTCAGCGCAACACCATGCCCGGCCTTGGCCGCGTCCAGCGCGCCGTTGCTGTCGATGAACACGGTGCCCCCGGAAGCATCGACCTCTGTAGCCCCCGCCGTTTCCAGCCAGCGCCGCCACTCGTTGCGGTTTTCATCGTGCAGAAGCGGCACGCATTTCAGATCACCGGCCACCCGAAGCGGGCCATATTTTTCAAAAAGTTGTGGTGAGCAGACCGGCAAGGTGCTGTCGTCTATGAATCGGATGCTTTCCAGCCCTTCATAGCGACCAAAACCGTGACGCACGGCCAGATCGACATCGTCCCTTGAGAAATCCACCAGCCGGTTCGTCACGCTGATACGAACATCGACTTGCGGATGTTGTTGCTGAAAGCCGGGCAATCTCGGCATCAGCCATTGCACCGCAAAAGTTGGCGTGCAGCTTAACGTCAAGACCGTAATCTCTGATCGCGCCGTCAGTTCCGCCGTCGCCTCGCGCATCATCCGGAATGCGGTGCGAAGGGAACCGTAATACCGCTCCCCTTCCCTCGTCAGCTGGATGCTGCGCGGCTTGCGGACAAACAGCTGCACGCCAAGGCGGGCTTCCAGCTCCCGGATTTGCAGGCTGACCGCGCCGGGGGTGACGTTCAACTCGTTGGAGGCAAGCGTGACACTGCGGTAGCGCGCCGCAGCCTCAAAGGCCTGCAATCCTTTCAAGGAAGGGAGTTCTGCAACCATGGTTTAGCTGAGCTCAATTATCCGACGAGAAACTATCGTTTGAAAACAGCATAATATGAGGAGTAAATAGATGCAACGGGCACGGACGGAACCAAGATTGCCAGACGACTGATTGAGCTAAACTCAACCGATATCGGGTGGCTGAACGTGGCGTTCTCTGTGACTATTTCAATTTTCCAGCGGTGGGAGAGACGAAGGTGGCAATACAAAAACAGATGGATGCCAGCGAATGGGGGATGCTTGTGGCGCTCTCGCTGCTGTGGGGCGGATCGTTCTTTTTCATCGGCATTGCCGTCAAGGAACTGCCGCCCGTCACCATCGTCACGCTGCGTGTCAGCCTCGCTGCCACGGCAATGCTGATCGTCTGCCGCATCATGGGCCTTCATCTGCCACGGCAATGGGCCGTATGGCGCGCCTTTTTCGGCATGGGCCTGCTCAACAACATCATTCCCTTCTGCCTGATCGTCTGGGGCCAGACCCATATTGCCAGCGGGTTGGCCTCGATCCTCAATGCGACGACGCCGCTCTTTACCGTCATCGTCGCCCATTTCCTCACAGCCGACGAGAAGATGACGGGCAACAAGCTGGCGGGTGTTCTCATCGGTTTTGCCGGCGTGGCGACGATGATCGGCCCGGCAGCCTTTGGCGGTGCGATCTCCGGCCTCTGGGGTCAGATTGCCATTCTCGGCGCAGCGATCTCCTATTCTTTCGCGGGCATATTCGGCCGCCGCTTCAAGGCCATGGGCGTGCCGCCACTGATGACCGCCACCGGCCAGATATCGTCTTCGACACTGATGCTGATCCCCGCCGCGCTCCTCATTGACAAGCCTTGGACGCTTGCCATGCCGAGCCTCGGCACCTGGGGCGCACTCATCGGTATCGCGCTCTTGTCCACGGCCCTGGCCTACCTCATCTTCTTTCGCATCCTTGCAACTGCCGGCGCCACCAATCTCGCGCTCGTCACCTTCCTCATTCCCGTCAGCGCCATCCTTCTCGGTTCGCTCATTCTCGGAGAACAGCTGGAAATCAAGCACTTCGCTGGAATGGCGATGATTGCCGCCGGCCTTGCCGCGATTGACGGCAGGCTGCCGGCGAAACTAAGAGATTTCCTGCGCAAGGCCCCCGCTTGACAGTGACAGTTCGTAAAAGCATTCTCGCCATCATGATCGCTATCAAAACGACGACCACCCGCCATATGACGATGACCGGTCAACCGGCAGGGAAAGGCATGTCCGCGCACTGAGCGATCAACATCCACCCCTGCCGATAAGAGCAGGGGTGTCACGCCTGCTCCGAACGCGCCACAAGGAGACAGGCATGAACATGAAACCAGCGGATATTACAAACAAGCCATTTGATCTAAAGGACGTTGTCCTGCGCGCCACCCGGCTTGAAGACGTCGAAGCCTTGACGGAAATGCTCAACCTTCCCGGCGTCCGGCACGGCACCCTTCGGCAGCCTTTCCAGACGATTGAAAAGACGAGGAAATCGATAGAAAACCGAGCCCCTACCGACATCGTCATCGTCGCGGAGTGGCACGGAAAACTCGTTGGTAACGCCGGATTATACCGCAGAGCGGGCAGACAATACCATGTCGCCGATCTTGCGATGTCCGTTCACGACGATTTTGCCGGAAAGGGCGTCGGTTCAAGGCTTCTGACGGCGCTCATCGACGCGGCCGACAACTGGCATGATATCCGCCGCATCGAACTGAATGTCTTCACCGACAATCTCGCCGCCCTCCGGCTCTATGAGAAACTCGGTTTCGAACGCGAGGGCACCTTGCGCAACGATGCCTATCGCGACGGCAAATATGTGGATGCCTACGTCATGGCGCGTCTGCGCTGATGTTTCAGGCGGACAAATGATCGGCAATCACTTCCCGAATGGTCCGACGTGACCATTCGGCCAGTTTCTCATCACGTCCACGTTGAGCCTCAAGCGTGATCAACGCCTTCCACAGCGCCCAGCCGCGCCCGCGCTGCCATGTGGCATTGTCGAGATCCATCGCCTGGCGAAAGACGTTCCGGCTTTCGGCGTCGAGCACGTTCCATGCCAGAATGAGATCGGAAGATGGGTCTCCGACGCCGGAACTGCCGAAGTCTATGACGGCTGAGAGGCGGCCATCTCTCACCAGCAGATTGCCTTCGGCAATATCGCCATGCACCCAAACGCCCTGGCCCTGCCAGCTGCTCGAAAGAGCAAGCTGCCATATTTCCATGGCCAGCCTCTGATCGACCTCATCGGCGAGGCGCAACGTCGCCGCCCTCGCCTCGCCGTCATAGACCGCAAGCGACCCACCGCGGTGGAAATTTTGCTCGCCCGCAAGCGGACCATCCGTCGCATCGATGCCCTGCAGGGATTTCAAAAACGCTGCTACGTCGACGGCTATTGTTGCGAGATTTATATGCCCAAGATGCCGGGCGAGAGGCTCGCCATCAAGCCAGCCATAAACGGACCATGGAAACGGATAATCTTGTCCCGGCTCCCCAATCGCAAATGGCTTTGGGATCGGAAGAGGCAAAAGAGGCGCAAGCTTCGGCAGCCAGCGATGCTCCTTCTCCACCTGTGCCACATAGCGGCCAGCGCTCGGCAGGCGAACGAGCATATTATCACCAAGGCGGAAGCTGCGATTATCCCAGCCGCTCAGTTCCACTGGCCTGACATCAAGCTCCGCCCATTGCGGAAACTGGCTTGCGATCAGCGCTCGCACCTGCTGCCTAGAGATGACGATGCGGTCATCCATGTCCCGTCCCCCGTTTCAGGATGAGACCCATAGCGGCGCGAAACAACGAGGCGATGACGGTGCTTCAGCCACCGATCAGCGCCAGCCACTCGTCCTCGTCCATGGTCTGAACGCCCAGCTCCGCCGCCTTGGCAAGCTTGGAACCTGCCCCCGGCCCGGCCACCAGAATATCCGTCTTCTTCGATACGGAGCCGGCCACCTTGGCGCCCAGACTTTCCGCACGGGCCTTGGCCTCGTCGCGCGTGAATTTTTCCAGAGACCCCGTAAAGACCACCGTCTTGCCCGCTACCGGGCTGCCTTCGGTCGAGGGCTTCTCGGCCTCCTTCGGCCGCAGCTCCCGTATCAGCCGGTCGATGACATCGAGATTGCGCGGTTCCTTGTAGAATTCGATGATGGCGCGCGCCACGACCTCGCCGATGCCATCGATACTGTTGAGTTCGGCCCAGGCATCGCTCGCCGGGTCGGCTGCCGCCTTCATGGCTTCCTCGAAATGCTCATAGGTGCCATAGGAACGCGCTAGAAGCTTCGCCGTGGTTTCACCGACATGACGAATGCCGAGAGCGAAGATAAGCCGATGCAGATCGATCTCGCGGCGGGCATCGATGGCATCGAACAGTTTCTTGACACTGACCTTGCCGAAGCCATCTATGTTTTCGAGCTTGGTAAGATGCGATGCCTCCTGCCGCGCCTTCAGCGTGAAAATATCAGGCGCGGTCTTGATGGAGAGGGCCGGATCCTCGCTTTCGAAGAAGAAATCGATCTGCTTGGTACCCAACCCCTCGATATCGAAGGCATTGCGCGAAACGAAATGTTTCAGATGCTCGACCGCCTGCGCCCGGCAGACGAAACCGCCGGTGCAGCGCGTGACCGAATCGAGCTTGCCGGTCTTTTCATTGCGCTCCCGCACCGCATGGCTGCCGCACACAGGACATTTCTCCGGAAACGCATATTTCACCGCCTCAGCCGGTCGCTTCTCCAGAAGAACATCCAGCACCTGCGGAATGACATCGCCTGCACGCTGCACGATGACAGTATCGCCAATGCGGATATCATGATCCTCGGGCCGAATGCGCTCGCCGCTATTGCCGATACCCTCGATGTAATCGGCATTGTGTAGCGTCGCATTGGTGACGACGACGCCGCCGACGGTAATCGGGGTGAGACGCGCAACCGGTGTCAGCGCGCCGGTGCGCCCTACCTGGATTTCAATGTTCTCGACCGTGGTGAAGGCCTGTTCGGCCGGGAACTTGTGTGCGGTGGCCCAGCGCGGGCTGCGCGAACGGAAACCCAGCCGTTCCTGAAGGTCCAGCCGGTCGACCTTGTAGACCACGCCGTCGATATCGTAATCGAGATCGGGTCGCGCGACGCCGATTTCATTATAATGTTCAAGCAATTGTTCGGCAGAGGTGAATCGCTTCATCAGCGGATTGACCGGGAAACCCCATTCCCGGAATTTCTCGACGATACCATATTGCGTGTCGGCAATCCGCGTCGGCTGGCCGCCATTGGAGACCTCGCCAAGAGCATAGGCAAAGAACCGCAGCTTGCGTTTCGCCGTCACATTGGCGTCAAGCTGGCGCAGCGAACCGGAGGCCGTGTTGCGCGGGTTCACGTAGGTCTGCTTGCCATCGGCCTCCATCTGGGCATTGAGCGCCATGAAGTCGCTCTTGGCCATATAGACTTCGCCGCGCACCTCCACCACATCGGGTACATCGGCAGGCAGCTCGTTCGGAATTTCCTTGATGGTCTTGATATTGGCGGTGACGTTCTCGCCCGTCGTGCCGTCGCCACGTGTTGCTGCCGTCTTCAGCTTGCCGTTCTCGTAGCGGATGGACATGGAAAGTCCGTCGATCTTCGGCTCGGCGGTAAAGGCAATCGAACCATCCGGCAGGTGCCCGAGGAAGCGGTAAACCGAACTGACGAAATCGCGCAGATCACCTTCAGAAAACGTATTGTCGAGTGAAAGCATCGGCCGCGCATGCACGATGGGCGCGAAGGTGGGAAGCGGCGTGAAGCCGACTTTCTTCGACGGGCTGTCGGCCCGCACCAGCGCCGGGAAAGCCGCCTCTATGGCATCGTTGCGCCGCTTCAGCGCATCGTAGTCCGCGTCCGAAATTTCCGGCGCGTCCTTGCCATGATAAAGCGCATCGTGGCGGGCAAGCTCGGCTGCCAGAAATGCCAGCTCGGAAGAGGCCTCAAGCTCGGTCAGGTTTTCGACGGGAATCTGGTCTTTCGACATGGAAGAAGCCTCACGGATGAATCTGCAATGCTTTTAGCGAATTATTGGCAAACGCAAAACCATCCTCGCTTTTCAACAGGCGGGAATCCGCTATTCTGAGCATCCGGATGAAACAGAAGCCGGAGCCCCCATGGAACTCACCACCCTCATTGCCTTTGCAGCAGCCTTCTTCGTGTTCGCGGCCAGCCCCGGCCCTGACAATATGACGATCGTCGCCCGCACCATCACCCATGGTGCCGCCTCCGGCCTCGCCTATGGGGCCGGAACCGTTGCAGGAATATTGATATTCCTCACGCTTGCAGCCTTCGGCCTGTCGATCCTCGCCGCCGAAATGGGAACGGTGATGGCGGTGCTGCGCTATGGCGGCGCGGCCTATCTCATCTGGATGGGATTCAAACTCTGGACAGCGGAACCTGTGGTTCCCGATCTGCAACCCATGAATGGCCGCCATAGTCTTCTTTCGATATTCGCCACCGGAACTGCACTCAATCTCGGAAATCCGAAAATGCCGCTCTTTTACGTGGCATTGTTACCGAACGTTGTCGGCACCTCGCTGACGGTCGATCACCTTCTGGCGCTGGCATCCGTCATCGTCGTGGTGGAGGGGGTTGTGATCGGCGCTCATGTGGTTCTGGCTGTGCGGGCAAGAAAGCTGCTGCGTGAGCCAAGAACGTCCGCAGGGTGAACCGGGCTGCGGGCGGCGTCATGATCGGCTCCGGCGTGGCGGTGGCCGTCAGCCGTTAATCCTTGGCGGCAAGCAGGCGGGCGGCGGCAGCCCTCGCCTCATCTGTCACCGAGGCACCGGCAAGCATGCGGGCGATTTCTTCGGTGCGATGTTTCGGCTCCATGGTAGCGACACGCGTGGCGATGCGCTCGGTACCGTCGCCGGAGGGGCCTTTGGAAATGAGAAGATGTGTGGCCGCCCGCGCGGCCACCTGGGGCGCGTGGGTGACGGACAGAACCTGCACGGTTTTCGACAGACGACGCAGCCTCTGGCCAATGGCATCTGCCACAGCGCCTCCAACGCCCGTGTCGATTTCGTCGAACACCAGTGTCGGTGCCGAACCACGATCAGCCAGCGCGACTTTAAGCGCCAGCAGGAAACGGGACAATTCGCCGCCAGAAGCGACTTTCATGATCGGGCCGGGCCGCGTTCCAGGATTGGTCTGAACGTGGAATTCCACGATGTCGATACCGTCAGCCGTCGCTTGCTCCGGGTCGGAGCTGACTTCGACGGTAAAACGTGCCCGCTCCAGCTTGAGCGCCGGAAGCTCCGCCATGACAGCTTCGGAAAGCGCATTCGCC
This region of Agrobacterium tumefaciens genomic DNA includes:
- the ligA gene encoding NAD-dependent DNA ligase LigA — its product is MSKDQIPVENLTELEASSELAFLAAELARHDALYHGKDAPEISDADYDALKRRNDAIEAAFPALVRADSPSKKVGFTPLPTFAPIVHARPMLSLDNTFSEGDLRDFVSSVYRFLGHLPDGSIAFTAEPKIDGLSMSIRYENGKLKTAATRGDGTTGENVTANIKTIKEIPNELPADVPDVVEVRGEVYMAKSDFMALNAQMEADGKQTYVNPRNTASGSLRQLDANVTAKRKLRFFAYALGEVSNGGQPTRIADTQYGIVEKFREWGFPVNPLMKRFTSAEQLLEHYNEIGVARPDLDYDIDGVVYKVDRLDLQERLGFRSRSPRWATAHKFPAEQAFTTVENIEIQVGRTGALTPVARLTPITVGGVVVTNATLHNADYIEGIGNSGERIRPEDHDIRIGDTVIVQRAGDVIPQVLDVLLEKRPAEAVKYAFPEKCPVCGSHAVRERNEKTGKLDSVTRCTGGFVCRAQAVEHLKHFVSRNAFDIEGLGTKQIDFFFESEDPALSIKTAPDIFTLKARQEASHLTKLENIDGFGKVSVKKLFDAIDARREIDLHRLIFALGIRHVGETTAKLLARSYGTYEHFEEAMKAAADPASDAWAELNSIDGIGEVVARAIIEFYKEPRNLDVIDRLIRELRPKEAEKPSTEGSPVAGKTVVFTGSLEKFTRDEAKARAESLGAKVAGSVSKKTDILVAGPGAGSKLAKAAELGVQTMDEDEWLALIGG
- a CDS encoding aminoglycoside phosphotransferase family protein translates to MDDRIVISRQQVRALIASQFPQWAELDVRPVELSGWDNRSFRLGDNMLVRLPSAGRYVAQVEKEHRWLPKLAPLLPLPIPKPFAIGEPGQDYPFPWSVYGWLDGEPLARHLGHINLATIAVDVAAFLKSLQGIDATDGPLAGEQNFHRGGSLAVYDGEARAATLRLADEVDQRLAMEIWQLALSSSWQGQGVWVHGDIAEGNLLVRDGRLSAVIDFGSSGVGDPSSDLILAWNVLDAESRNVFRQAMDLDNATWQRGRGWALWKALITLEAQRGRDEKLAEWSRRTIREVIADHLSA
- a CDS encoding CreA family protein; its protein translation is MTMKTLSGLFAGFLVLFPVTVAHSEVVGKVGVDWVGNDIVIEAIADPKIKGVTCHVTYFDRGVIDRLKNGNWFEDPSNNAISCSQTGPVEIGDIDLSKGGEEVFRQGMSLVWKKLVVSRVYDKANDTLIYLVHARELKDGSAKMAISTVPLYNQQVTWEKGKP
- the gcvA gene encoding transcriptional regulator GcvA; the protein is MVAELPSLKGLQAFEAAARYRSVTLASNELNVTPGAVSLQIRELEARLGVQLFVRKPRSIQLTREGERYYGSLRTAFRMMREATAELTARSEITVLTLSCTPTFAVQWLMPRLPGFQQQHPQVDVRISVTNRLVDFSRDDVDLAVRHGFGRYEGLESIRFIDDSTLPVCSPQLFEKYGPLRVAGDLKCVPLLHDENRNEWRRWLETAGATEVDASGGTVFIDSNGALDAAKAGHGVALTRRSLVSRELAEGALIAPFGTDIASTLAYFLVYPRRMLDNPDLVRLLDWMLAEAGSTEAGSL
- a CDS encoding DMT family transporter → MAIQKQMDASEWGMLVALSLLWGGSFFFIGIAVKELPPVTIVTLRVSLAATAMLIVCRIMGLHLPRQWAVWRAFFGMGLLNNIIPFCLIVWGQTHIASGLASILNATTPLFTVIVAHFLTADEKMTGNKLAGVLIGFAGVATMIGPAAFGGAISGLWGQIAILGAAISYSFAGIFGRRFKAMGVPPLMTATGQISSSTLMLIPAALLIDKPWTLAMPSLGTWGALIGIALLSTALAYLIFFRILATAGATNLALVTFLIPVSAILLGSLILGEQLEIKHFAGMAMIAAGLAAIDGRLPAKLRDFLRKAPA
- a CDS encoding GNAT family N-acetyltransferase, with protein sequence MNMKPADITNKPFDLKDVVLRATRLEDVEALTEMLNLPGVRHGTLRQPFQTIEKTRKSIENRAPTDIVIVAEWHGKLVGNAGLYRRAGRQYHVADLAMSVHDDFAGKGVGSRLLTALIDAADNWHDIRRIELNVFTDNLAALRLYEKLGFEREGTLRNDAYRDGKYVDAYVMARLR
- a CDS encoding 3'-5' exonuclease is translated as MKTIAIDFETANEERGSACSIGLAWIEDGEIVRVEERLIRPKDMRFSPFNIAVHGIRPADVEDAPEFPDVMEEFIDDFHGATMIAHNAAFDFSVMRASFDKYRQSYPDLSYLCSVKIARHVWPQLASHKLNVIAHHLQLRFVHHNAAEDAVVCAAASIAAARALRVDHIRDLPEKIGMVAGRLTSTGYQPCSMKKRVVSRVA